One Deltaproteobacteria bacterium genomic window carries:
- a CDS encoding acyl-CoA dehydrogenase gives MDLSFSSAEEAFRVELRTWLAANKPRDEIEPASLAEEVAYLVDWQRRLHSDGWVGVHWPKAYGGRGASVVENYLFQAEMAHAKAPEIINRIGVNLVGPTLIAHGTDAQKQRYLAKILGADEIWCQLFSEPNAGSDLTALRCKAERDGDHFVVNGQKVWTSYAQFAQWGILLTRTDPTAPKAKGISFLIVDMRSPGVTIRPLRQMTGSDEFNEVFLENVRIPADNLVGELNRGWEIAQTTLSHERGTSARQLVVHRMLLDELLALARKRAVNGGRASADLNLRQRLAQAVIEVELVKLHNWRTLTNLLRHGKPGPESSLVKLFWSEMSQRLHDTAMDLLGVDAQLVAGDPRAIAHGRWPRSYLYYRSGTIFAGTSEIQRNIIAERVLGLPRAK, from the coding sequence ATGGATCTGTCATTCTCATCCGCCGAAGAAGCCTTCCGCGTGGAGCTGCGCACCTGGCTCGCCGCCAACAAACCGCGTGACGAAATCGAGCCCGCATCACTCGCCGAGGAGGTGGCGTATCTGGTGGACTGGCAACGCCGGTTGCACAGTGACGGTTGGGTCGGCGTCCATTGGCCGAAGGCGTATGGCGGCCGCGGCGCGAGCGTCGTCGAGAACTATCTCTTCCAAGCCGAGATGGCGCACGCCAAGGCGCCGGAGATCATCAACCGCATTGGCGTCAATCTCGTCGGGCCGACGTTGATCGCGCACGGCACCGACGCGCAGAAGCAGCGCTACCTGGCGAAGATTCTCGGTGCCGACGAGATCTGGTGCCAACTATTTTCCGAGCCCAACGCGGGCTCCGACCTCACTGCGTTACGATGCAAAGCGGAACGCGACGGCGATCACTTCGTCGTCAACGGCCAGAAGGTGTGGACCAGCTACGCGCAATTCGCGCAGTGGGGCATTCTGCTCACGCGCACGGACCCAACCGCACCAAAGGCGAAGGGCATCAGTTTCTTGATCGTCGACATGCGGAGCCCCGGCGTGACCATCCGGCCGCTGAGACAGATGACCGGCAGCGACGAGTTCAACGAAGTCTTTCTGGAGAACGTGCGCATCCCGGCCGACAACCTCGTCGGTGAGTTGAATCGCGGGTGGGAAATCGCGCAGACCACGTTGAGCCACGAACGCGGCACCTCGGCGCGTCAGCTCGTGGTGCATCGCATGCTGCTCGATGAGCTGCTCGCGTTGGCGCGAAAGCGTGCGGTCAACGGCGGGCGCGCGTCGGCCGACCTCAATCTCCGCCAACGCTTGGCGCAGGCGGTGATCGAAGTCGAGTTGGTGAAGCTGCACAACTGGCGCACGCTGACCAATCTGCTGCGCCACGGCAAACCCGGCCCGGAAAGTTCGCTGGTGAAATTGTTTTGGAGCGAGATGAGTCAGCGCCTGCACGACACCGCGATGGATCTCCTCGGCGTCGACGCGCAACTCGTCGCCGGCGATCCGCGGGCGATCGCCCACGGCCGCTGGCCGCGCTCGTATCTCTACTACCGCTCCGGCACCATCTTCGCCGGCACGTCGGAGATCCAGCGCAACATCATCGCCGAGCGCGTACTGGGGCTGCCGCGCGCGAAGTAG
- a CDS encoding amidohydrolase family protein: MYDLLIRGAQICDGTGAPPFHGDVAISDGRIAEIGSSLGGATRRTIMADGLVAAPGFIDVHTHYDCQLSWDPALTPSCWHGVTTVVVGNCGFSIAPCRPSDRELLMRMLLFVEGMPTEALRAGIRWEWETFPEYLDAVERLRPGINVAALIGHSAIRYWVMGAAASERAATAGEMERMRDVLREAMRAGACGFATSESPTHFFGDGTPVPSRVAPRDEIRALASVLREFGRGLIEVAPLHLIGSTESKREDQAFYGELARASGRPVTWAPLLHSPFDPEGCLELIEEAATAQRDGVPVYPQVGCRPLEVRISFDTAGIAVMNNPIWRPIIEKPVSERKRLFASRAFRDELRLMSPQGSYVAALAPSWDQMFVRYSPAAAHQPYTDCSVAAISAQRGADPIDTLLDLSLESDLGCQFGIPLMNVDETIVGKLIRHPAGILALSDAGAHVDTLADQGFTSTLLAHWVRELGALKIEDAVRLITSVPARIYGIRERGELRAGWAADVVLFDPTRIGLERTELVHDLPSGAARLIQRATGVEHVIVNGEVLIDAGKQTDARGGRLLRGGA; encoded by the coding sequence ATGTACGACTTGCTGATCCGCGGCGCGCAGATTTGTGATGGAACCGGTGCCCCGCCGTTTCACGGCGATGTCGCCATCAGCGACGGGCGCATCGCGGAGATCGGTTCATCTCTCGGTGGTGCCACGCGCCGGACCATCATGGCGGACGGGCTAGTCGCAGCGCCGGGCTTCATTGACGTGCACACGCACTACGATTGCCAACTGTCGTGGGACCCGGCGTTGACGCCGTCGTGTTGGCACGGCGTCACCACCGTGGTGGTCGGCAATTGCGGCTTCAGCATCGCGCCCTGTCGCCCCAGCGATCGCGAGTTGCTGATGCGCATGCTGCTGTTCGTCGAAGGCATGCCGACTGAGGCGTTGCGCGCGGGCATTCGCTGGGAGTGGGAGACGTTTCCCGAGTATCTCGATGCGGTCGAGCGCCTGCGTCCTGGAATCAACGTCGCGGCGCTGATCGGTCACAGCGCGATTCGCTATTGGGTGATGGGCGCGGCCGCCTCGGAGCGAGCCGCGACGGCTGGCGAGATGGAGCGTATGCGCGACGTGCTGCGCGAAGCCATGCGGGCCGGCGCCTGCGGCTTCGCCACATCGGAGTCACCGACGCACTTCTTTGGCGATGGCACGCCGGTACCGAGCCGAGTCGCGCCGCGCGACGAGATCCGCGCACTCGCGAGCGTGTTGCGTGAGTTCGGCCGTGGCCTCATCGAAGTTGCGCCGCTGCACTTGATCGGTTCGACCGAGAGCAAGCGCGAAGACCAAGCGTTCTACGGCGAGCTGGCACGGGCCAGCGGCCGGCCGGTGACCTGGGCGCCGCTGTTGCACAGCCCGTTCGATCCCGAAGGCTGTCTCGAACTGATCGAGGAAGCGGCGACCGCACAACGCGATGGCGTGCCGGTGTACCCGCAGGTCGGCTGCCGACCGCTCGAAGTGCGCATCAGCTTCGACACCGCCGGCATCGCCGTGATGAACAATCCCATCTGGCGCCCGATCATCGAGAAGCCTGTAAGCGAGCGTAAGAGGCTCTTCGCCAGCCGAGCGTTTCGCGACGAGCTACGCCTGATGTCGCCGCAGGGTTCGTACGTCGCCGCGCTGGCGCCGAGTTGGGACCAGATGTTCGTCCGCTACTCGCCGGCTGCCGCGCATCAGCCGTACACCGATTGCTCGGTCGCCGCGATCAGCGCCCAACGCGGCGCCGATCCGATCGACACGCTCTTGGACTTGTCGCTCGAAAGCGATCTGGGGTGTCAGTTCGGTATTCCGCTGATGAACGTCGACGAAACGATCGTCGGCAAACTCATCCGTCATCCCGCCGGCATCCTCGCGCTCTCCGACGCCGGCGCGCATGTCGACACGCTCGCCGATCAGGGTTTTACAAGTACGCTGCTTGCCCATTGGGTGCGCGAACTCGGTGCGCTGAAGATCGAGGATGCTGTGCGCTTGATCACCAGCGTCCCGGCCCGCATCTACGGCATCCGCGAACGCGGCGAGTTACGCGCCGGATGGGCTGCGGACGTGGTCCTCTTCGATCCGACTCGCATCGGATTGGAGCGCACCGAACTCGTACACGATCTCCCCAGCGGCGCCGCGCGGTTGATCCAACGCGCAACCGGCGTCGAGCACGTGATCGTCAATGGCGAAGTATTGATCGATGCCGGCAAACAGACCGACGCGCGCGGCGGTCGACTCCTTCGTGGCGGTGCGTAG
- a CDS encoding glycosyltransferase family 9 protein: MHRNHTQRLLVLFPGALGDFLCALPSILALCEDGEVLLVANPSALELIEPGPFRTASIHRREVADLFAAEPLRDDTRKLFGGHSIAHSWSGYGDPRFAERLAAASGGEVHIHRFRGMQPGEHASDYYARCVGRTPTPTRVWITADDEAWAAEWCRQNAPRRFVMIHPGSGAPRKNWEGFPDLARQLRSRGTDVIVMLGPAETEHPVNLWSDVSLVRNASLRKVGALLQRASLYVGNDSGISHLAATVGAPSLVLFGPASDAATWAPRGLRVEVITAPAPCERCGPDRFCMHALATEQVARAIATGLGRTYSGETVKKTSASPSSGTE, encoded by the coding sequence ATGCATCGAAACCATACGCAGCGTCTGTTGGTGCTGTTCCCGGGCGCGCTCGGCGATTTCCTGTGCGCGTTGCCGAGCATTCTCGCGTTGTGCGAGGACGGCGAGGTGTTGTTGGTCGCAAACCCCAGCGCGCTCGAATTAATCGAGCCGGGGCCGTTTCGCACCGCATCGATCCACCGCCGCGAGGTCGCCGATCTGTTTGCGGCAGAACCGCTGCGCGACGACACGCGCAAGCTGTTCGGTGGTCACTCGATCGCCCACTCGTGGAGCGGCTACGGCGATCCGCGTTTCGCCGAACGGCTTGCTGCGGCTTCCGGCGGCGAGGTGCACATCCATCGTTTCCGCGGCATGCAACCGGGTGAGCATGCGAGCGACTACTACGCGCGCTGTGTCGGTCGGACCCCGACCCCGACTCGTGTTTGGATCACCGCTGACGACGAAGCCTGGGCTGCCGAATGGTGCCGGCAGAACGCGCCGAGGCGGTTTGTGATGATCCACCCCGGAAGCGGCGCGCCGCGCAAGAACTGGGAAGGCTTCCCCGACCTGGCGCGGCAACTGCGCTCGCGGGGAACGGACGTGATCGTGATGCTCGGTCCCGCGGAAACCGAGCACCCCGTCAATCTGTGGAGCGACGTGTCGTTAGTCCGCAATGCGAGTCTTCGCAAAGTCGGTGCGTTGCTGCAGCGCGCCTCACTGTATGTCGGCAACGACTCCGGCATCAGCCACCTCGCGGCGACGGTGGGCGCGCCGTCGCTGGTGCTCTTCGGTCCGGCCAGCGATGCGGCAACGTGGGCGCCGCGGGGACTGCGCGTCGAAGTGATCACAGCGCCCGCGCCATGCGAGCGCTGCGGCCCCGACCGCTTCTGCATGCATGCGCTCGCCACCGAGCAAGTCGCGCGCGCGATCGCAACCGGGCTTGGAAGGACGTATTCTGGGGAAACGGTGAAGAAAACCTCCGCTTCCCCGAGTAGCGGCACCGAGTAG
- the cysK gene encoding cysteine synthase A, whose amino-acid sequence MGKMVAKTPIDLIGGTPVVRLNRLAGPRDAEVWGKLESANPGGSVKDRICLSMIEDAEREGRLKPGATIIEPTSGNTGIGLALVAAVKGYKLILTMPDTMSEERRSLLIAYGAELILTPDSKGMHAAVRKAEELLHEHPEYFMPQQFSNPANPEAHRRTTAQELLQQFERIDAFVAGVGTGGTITGVGEVLRERMPGVKVYAVEPAASPVLSGGEPGFHKIQGIGAGFIPENLNPTVYDEVITVSDEEAARYTRRLAREEGLLLGISSGANCCAALRVARDLGPGKTVVTIFCDTGERYLTTDIYQAEGI is encoded by the coding sequence ATGGGAAAAATGGTAGCGAAGACTCCGATCGATTTGATCGGTGGCACCCCGGTGGTGCGGCTGAATCGACTCGCCGGCCCGCGCGATGCCGAGGTGTGGGGCAAGCTCGAATCGGCGAATCCCGGTGGCAGCGTCAAGGATCGCATCTGTCTCAGCATGATCGAGGATGCCGAACGCGAGGGCAGGCTCAAGCCGGGCGCGACGATCATCGAGCCGACGAGTGGCAACACCGGGATCGGGTTGGCCCTGGTGGCTGCGGTGAAGGGCTACAAGCTGATCCTGACGATGCCCGATACGATGAGCGAGGAGCGGCGCAGCTTGCTGATCGCGTATGGGGCTGAGCTGATCCTCACGCCCGACAGCAAAGGCATGCACGCGGCGGTGCGCAAGGCGGAGGAACTGTTGCACGAGCACCCGGAGTATTTCATGCCGCAGCAGTTCAGCAACCCGGCGAACCCCGAAGCCCACCGGCGCACGACGGCGCAGGAGTTGTTGCAGCAATTCGAGCGCATCGATGCGTTCGTCGCTGGCGTCGGTACCGGTGGGACGATCACCGGCGTCGGCGAAGTGCTGCGCGAGCGGATGCCGGGCGTAAAAGTGTATGCGGTAGAGCCGGCGGCGTCACCGGTGTTGTCCGGCGGCGAGCCGGGATTTCACAAGATCCAGGGCATCGGTGCGGGCTTCATTCCGGAGAACCTCAACCCGACCGTGTACGATGAGGTGATCACCGTGAGCGACGAGGAGGCAGCGCGCTACACGCGCCGGCTCGCGCGCGAGGAGGGTTTGCTGCTGGGGATCTCGTCGGGGGCCAATTGCTGCGCGGCATTGCGCGTGGCGCGGGATCTCGGCCCGGGCAAAACGGTGGTCACGATTTTCTGCGACACCGGCGAACGCTATCTGACCACCGACATCTACCAGGCCGAAGGCATCTGA
- the larE gene encoding ATP-dependent sacrificial sulfur transferase LarE gives MAATTATSLEAKLDHLRDTLRVMVRVLVAYSGGVDSTFLLRVAAMELGANAVALTTRSPTAADDDFDLAVILAREFDVRHIVIDANELEIPGYAANPTNRCYFCKSNLYEICAAEAPRLGIAHIIDGANLDDLGDYRPGLTAASEHAIRHPLVEAGLTKQDIRDLSHALGLPTWDKPSSPCLSSRFPYGTVITMEALKRVAGGERLLQQLGFRECRVRYHETIARIEVPAAEIARFAEISVRDSVVRQFKALGFLYVTLDLQGFRSGSLNEGLRESAGTTPPNADHRAS, from the coding sequence ATGGCGGCGACCACAGCGACCTCGCTCGAGGCCAAGCTCGATCACCTGCGCGACACCCTACGCGTGATGGTTCGCGTGCTGGTCGCCTACTCGGGCGGAGTCGATTCGACCTTCTTGTTGCGCGTGGCTGCAATGGAACTCGGCGCGAATGCTGTGGCCTTGACGACGCGCTCACCGACGGCGGCGGATGATGATTTCGATCTGGCCGTCATCCTCGCGCGCGAATTCGACGTGCGCCACATTGTGATCGACGCCAACGAGTTGGAGATTCCAGGCTACGCAGCCAACCCGACGAATCGCTGCTATTTCTGCAAGAGTAATCTGTACGAAATTTGCGCCGCCGAAGCGCCGAGGTTGGGGATCGCGCACATCATCGATGGCGCCAACCTTGACGACCTCGGCGACTACCGTCCGGGCCTCACGGCCGCGAGCGAGCACGCGATCCGCCATCCCCTGGTCGAAGCGGGATTGACCAAACAGGACATTCGCGACCTGAGCCATGCGCTGGGGTTGCCGACCTGGGACAAGCCGTCCAGTCCATGTCTGTCATCGCGCTTTCCGTACGGCACGGTGATCACGATGGAGGCTCTTAAGCGCGTGGCGGGTGGCGAGCGATTGTTGCAACAACTCGGATTTCGGGAGTGCCGCGTGCGCTACCACGAGACCATCGCGCGCATCGAAGTGCCCGCGGCCGAGATCGCGCGCTTCGCCGAGATCAGCGTGCGCGACAGCGTCGTGCGCCAGTTCAAGGCGCTCGGGTTTCTCTACGTGACCCTCGATCTGCAGGGATTCCGCTCCGGCAGCCTCAACGAGGGGCTCCGCGAGTCTGCAGGTACCACTCCGCCCAACGCAGATCATCGGGCGTCGTAA
- the ispD gene encoding 2-C-methyl-D-erythritol 4-phosphate cytidylyltransferase yields MKVTAIIVAAGQGVRMGSGLPKVFLPLAGSPILAHTLRAVSQVTQINQIVVVVAEGAVDRFRTLLDETGPWRVAIQHATGGAERQDSVAAGLAAVSADAELVAIHDGARPFVSPTAFAAAIEAAAEIGAALLAIPSRDTVKLLHGERLVHVTPPRSTVWLAQTPQVFRTALLRDAHARARRDGVIATDDAALVERLGLPVQVVMSDAANLKITTPDDLRWAEWYLQTRGAPR; encoded by the coding sequence ATGAAGGTCACTGCGATCATCGTCGCTGCCGGACAGGGAGTCCGAATGGGCTCCGGGCTTCCCAAGGTCTTTCTGCCGCTCGCCGGAAGCCCGATCCTCGCTCACACGTTGCGAGCCGTTTCGCAGGTAACGCAGATCAATCAGATCGTTGTCGTCGTCGCCGAAGGAGCCGTCGATCGGTTCCGCACACTACTCGATGAAACGGGGCCATGGCGCGTCGCGATCCAGCACGCCACCGGCGGTGCCGAGCGGCAGGACTCGGTGGCGGCGGGTTTAGCCGCCGTCTCAGCCGACGCGGAGCTGGTTGCAATCCACGATGGCGCTCGCCCGTTCGTGTCCCCGACCGCCTTCGCAGCAGCAATAGAGGCTGCGGCTGAGATTGGAGCCGCTCTGTTGGCGATACCAAGTCGCGATACGGTGAAGTTGCTCCACGGCGAGCGCCTGGTGCATGTAACCCCACCGCGCTCGACGGTGTGGTTGGCGCAGACGCCACAAGTTTTCCGCACAGCTCTGCTGCGCGACGCTCACGCGCGTGCTCGTCGCGACGGCGTGATCGCAACCGACGACGCCGCACTGGTCGAGCGCCTCGGTCTGCCGGTGCAAGTCGTGATGAGTGACGCGGCGAACCTGAAGATTACGACGCCCGATGATCTGCGTTGGGCGGAGTGGTACCTGCAGACTCGCGGAGCCCCTCGTTGA
- a CDS encoding CarD family transcriptional regulator → MFKVGEKVVYPAHGVGVIQSIQARNISGTEKTFYMLRILDNEMTIMIPTENVASVGLRRIIGKDMVSKVYKILRQKRVEIDQQTWNRRYREYTEKIKTGSVLEIAKVLRDLFVLKGDKELSFGERKMLDTARNLLVKELSIARAHPEEKIMEELRDIFAH, encoded by the coding sequence ATGTTCAAGGTCGGAGAGAAGGTCGTCTACCCGGCTCACGGGGTTGGCGTGATCCAGAGCATTCAGGCCCGTAATATTTCCGGGACCGAGAAAACGTTTTACATGCTTCGGATCCTCGATAACGAAATGACCATCATGATTCCGACCGAGAATGTGGCATCGGTGGGGTTGCGGCGGATTATCGGCAAGGACATGGTGAGCAAGGTCTATAAGATCCTGCGCCAAAAGCGCGTGGAGATCGATCAGCAGACCTGGAACCGTCGCTACCGTGAGTATACGGAGAAGATCAAGACCGGGTCGGTGCTGGAGATTGCCAAGGTGCTCCGTGATCTGTTCGTCCTGAAGGGTGACAAGGAGCTATCGTTCGGCGAACGCAAGATGCTCGACACTGCGCGAAATTTGCTGGTGAAGGAGCTGTCGATTGCCCGCGCTCACCCGGAAGAGAAGATCATGGAAGAACTGCGGGATATCTTCGCGCACTGA
- a CDS encoding RND family transporter: MQRYVAFIVRHRLAVVIGVLLVTGLLAAQLRNVHLEIRRRASLPQDHPYVKIQNRISDLFGGEAIAIVGVIATRGDIYTPATLGKIYRITQGLHDTAGVIDANLVSIAAPNVKAVVAGADGMDIHPLMETPPTSAEDIAALRAAVRQDRLFRGNLVSADETATVIVVEFDDRLTDPMIAKHIEDVVGPERDDSVRIALAGAPILRAALVHYTALIGVLFPIAVVVIGLIHYEAFRTLQAMFLPLVTALLSVVWSLGIMGLSGQPMDTWSAVTPVVILAVAAGHAVQILKRYYEEYARLGDSEQAVIQSVTAVGPVMLTAGLIASAGFGSLMTFGVTSVRVFGLLLASGILSALIIEMTFTPACRCLLPAPKRRETQRESQSRWLDRALAALADIVVARPRTVLLSAAVIVAVSVAGALVIQTDNSFRFWFSPSTLVRQDDTLLNEKLPGTASVRILVEGDRENVMQDPAVLRAISDLEQFMEADGTVGGVTSIADHIKRMHQAMNNGDPAFYAIPDNARLIAQYLFLYSSAAGPEGLSGFVDTNYQRTVIRGLSKTDGAAFSRDLIGRLQRFAGERFQGLPVTVEIAGGTIGVQTAMNDVVVHEKIVNMVQVSAIIFVLSALVLRSFVGGVFVLMPLAIAVAVNLGVMGWAHVWLDMTSAAITSMGVSIGADFAIYLIFRIREEWATTGTIEAAVRASLHSSGKAIFFVSSAVALGYLVLPFAGFSIWTRLGILTAIIVSVSALATLTVIPALALVLKPRFLERAAMPAVATEPPQRRAAG, from the coding sequence ATGCAGCGCTACGTCGCGTTCATCGTTCGACATCGGCTCGCCGTTGTCATCGGGGTACTCCTGGTAACAGGGTTGCTCGCGGCCCAGCTTCGCAACGTTCACTTGGAGATCCGCCGGCGGGCCTCGCTGCCACAGGATCATCCGTATGTGAAGATCCAGAATCGGATCTCCGACCTCTTCGGCGGCGAAGCCATCGCGATCGTCGGCGTGATCGCCACTCGCGGCGACATCTACACGCCCGCCACGCTCGGCAAGATCTACCGCATTACCCAGGGGCTCCACGATACGGCCGGTGTGATCGACGCCAATCTCGTCAGCATCGCTGCGCCGAACGTCAAGGCGGTGGTCGCCGGAGCCGATGGAATGGATATTCATCCGCTGATGGAGACTCCACCGACGAGCGCGGAGGACATCGCCGCGCTACGGGCGGCAGTGCGGCAGGATCGGCTGTTCCGCGGCAACCTGGTCTCGGCGGACGAAACCGCAACCGTGATCGTCGTCGAGTTCGATGATCGGCTGACCGACCCGATGATTGCCAAGCACATTGAGGACGTCGTCGGCCCCGAGCGCGATGATTCCGTGCGCATCGCCCTCGCTGGCGCTCCAATTTTGCGCGCAGCGCTGGTGCACTACACCGCGCTCATCGGCGTATTGTTTCCAATCGCGGTGGTGGTGATAGGACTGATTCACTACGAAGCCTTCCGCACGCTGCAAGCGATGTTTCTGCCGCTGGTCACCGCCCTCCTCAGCGTCGTTTGGTCGCTCGGGATCATGGGGCTGAGCGGGCAGCCGATGGACACTTGGAGCGCGGTCACACCCGTCGTGATTTTGGCCGTGGCCGCCGGCCACGCCGTGCAGATCCTGAAGCGATACTACGAAGAATACGCACGACTCGGTGACAGCGAGCAGGCGGTGATCCAGTCGGTGACCGCGGTCGGCCCGGTGATGCTCACGGCGGGGCTGATCGCCTCGGCTGGGTTTGGCTCGCTCATGACCTTCGGAGTCACCAGCGTCCGCGTGTTCGGATTGCTGCTGGCCTCCGGCATTTTGAGCGCCCTGATCATCGAGATGACGTTTACGCCCGCCTGCCGGTGCTTGTTGCCGGCGCCGAAGCGCCGCGAGACGCAACGCGAGAGCCAGTCCCGCTGGCTCGATCGCGCGCTCGCCGCACTCGCTGACATCGTCGTCGCTCGACCCCGCACCGTCTTGCTGAGCGCAGCCGTGATCGTCGCGGTGTCGGTCGCCGGCGCGCTGGTCATCCAGACCGACAACAGTTTCCGCTTCTGGTTCTCGCCATCGACGCTAGTACGGCAGGACGACACGCTGCTGAACGAAAAGCTGCCCGGCACCGCCTCGGTCCGCATCCTGGTCGAAGGGGACCGGGAGAATGTGATGCAAGACCCGGCGGTGCTGCGGGCGATCAGCGATCTCGAGCAATTCATGGAGGCCGACGGAACCGTCGGCGGCGTGACCTCGATTGCCGATCACATCAAGCGCATGCACCAGGCGATGAACAATGGCGACCCGGCGTTCTACGCCATCCCTGACAACGCGCGGCTCATCGCACAGTATCTCTTCTTGTACAGCTCGGCCGCCGGCCCCGAAGGGCTGAGCGGGTTCGTCGACACGAACTATCAGCGCACCGTCATCCGCGGCTTGAGCAAAACCGATGGCGCCGCGTTCTCTCGTGATCTCATCGGCCGTCTGCAACGCTTCGCCGGCGAACGCTTCCAAGGCTTGCCGGTGACGGTCGAGATTGCCGGCGGGACCATCGGCGTGCAGACCGCCATGAACGACGTCGTCGTACACGAGAAGATCGTCAACATGGTGCAAGTGAGCGCGATCATCTTCGTCCTTTCTGCGCTCGTGTTGCGTTCGTTCGTTGGCGGCGTATTTGTGCTGATGCCTCTGGCGATCGCCGTGGCGGTCAACCTCGGGGTGATGGGATGGGCGCACGTGTGGCTCGACATGACCTCGGCCGCCATCACGTCGATGGGCGTCAGCATCGGCGCCGACTTCGCGATCTACCTCATTTTTCGTATTCGTGAAGAGTGGGCGACCACCGGCACCATCGAGGCAGCGGTCCGCGCCAGCTTGCACTCCTCCGGTAAAGCGATCTTCTTCGTATCGTCGGCGGTCGCACTCGGTTACCTGGTGTTGCCGTTCGCCGGCTTCAGCATCTGGACCCGCCTCGGCATTCTGACCGCGATCATCGTATCCGTCAGCGCCTTGGCCACGCTGACAGTGATCCCCGCACTCGCGCTGGTATTGAAACCACGATTCCTCGAACGCGCCGCCATGCCTGCCGTGGCAACCGAGCCGCCGCAGCGCAGAGCGGCCGGCTGA
- a CDS encoding beta-ketoacyl-[acyl-carrier-protein] synthase family protein, whose translation MRRVVITGIGLLGPTGNGVAAFWQSLIERRSGIRRITRFDPTSYGCQIGGEVRDRSYEDLLDPRTLRTTTHVSQLALAAAELALRDARLPAAHYEADLMGVSLGTALGGWREAEQQHSILMERGARRVNPFIANATPNHSPGVEVARAVGARGPQLTHSNGCPASLQAIADGAALVSSGELDLCVAGGAESPLIPMVIAGMSRTLELSTINDDPEHASRPFDQSHSGMVLSEGSCILVLESLEQATRRSATVYAEILGAAASCDAGGMYVFDPSGDSGARALHRALSRSRLSATDIDYVCAHANSSPAFDRKETLVIKRAFGECAARLPISSIKGVLGHPFGASGAFQTAAAVLALRHQLIPPTNNLDIADPECDLDYVPGEARAARLRHALVTSYGYGGVNAYLVLSEPRNV comes from the coding sequence GTGCGGCGTGTCGTGATCACAGGGATCGGGTTGCTCGGGCCGACCGGGAACGGGGTGGCGGCATTCTGGCAATCCCTCATCGAGCGGCGCTCCGGTATCCGACGAATCACGCGCTTCGACCCAACCTCGTACGGCTGCCAAATCGGCGGCGAAGTTCGTGATCGGAGCTACGAGGACCTGCTCGATCCGCGCACCCTGCGCACCACGACACATGTCAGCCAGCTTGCTCTCGCCGCCGCGGAACTCGCGCTGCGCGATGCGCGGTTGCCGGCGGCGCACTACGAGGCGGATCTCATGGGGGTCAGCCTGGGCACCGCCCTCGGCGGCTGGCGCGAGGCGGAACAGCAGCACAGCATTTTGATGGAACGCGGCGCGCGCCGCGTGAATCCGTTCATCGCCAATGCGACGCCGAACCACTCGCCGGGTGTTGAAGTCGCGCGCGCCGTCGGGGCAAGGGGCCCGCAGCTCACGCACTCGAACGGCTGCCCCGCCAGTCTGCAAGCGATCGCCGACGGGGCGGCGCTGGTGTCCAGCGGTGAGTTGGATCTGTGCGTTGCCGGCGGCGCGGAGAGCCCGCTGATCCCAATGGTGATCGCCGGCATGAGCCGTACGCTGGAGTTGTCGACCATCAACGATGACCCCGAGCACGCGTCTCGCCCGTTCGATCAATCGCACAGCGGCATGGTGCTGAGCGAAGGCAGTTGCATACTCGTCCTCGAATCGCTGGAGCAGGCGACGCGGCGAAGCGCGACCGTGTACGCCGAAATTCTCGGCGCCGCGGCGTCGTGCGACGCGGGCGGGATGTACGTCTTCGATCCGTCGGGCGACAGCGGAGCGCGGGCGCTGCATCGGGCGCTCAGCCGCAGTAGGTTGAGCGCGACCGACATCGACTACGTCTGCGCGCATGCGAACTCGTCGCCGGCGTTCGATCGCAAGGAGACGCTCGTCATCAAGCGCGCTTTTGGCGAGTGCGCGGCGCGTTTGCCAATCAGCTCGATCAAAGGCGTACTCGGCCATCCGTTCGGTGCGTCCGGCGCGTTCCAGACTGCTGCCGCTGTCTTGGCCCTGCGTCACCAACTCATTCCGCCGACGAACAACCTCGACATCGCCGATCCTGAGTGCGACCTCGACTACGTCCCCGGCGAAGCCCGTGCCGCGCGACTCCGCCACGCACTGGTGACCAGCTACGGCTACGGCGGCGTCAACGCGTACCTGGTGTTGTCCGAGCCGCGCAACGTGTAG